ACGACCGACTGATCAACACCACCTATATCAAAAAGGCACTGACAACAAAGTGATGAGCGGCGGCCGCGCCCTGCAGCGCGGCCGTTCCTTTCCCCTTTGCCCAACGAGCGCAGCGCACATGCACGCAAGATCTTCCTCCTCCGCCGGCGACCGGCCGCCACAGAGCATCGCCGAAGCCGGCGCCGCCCTGCGGGCCGGCGCCTGGAGCGCCGAGGCCCTCGCACGCTACTATCTCGAGGGCATTCGTCGCCTAAATCCGCAGCTCAACGCCTTCATCACCGTCACCGGAAACGAGGCCCTGGCCGCTGCGCAGGAGCGGGACGCGGAACTCAAGCGCGGCATCGACCGCGGCCCGCTGCATGGCATTCCTGTCGTCTACAAAGACAATTTCGACACTGCGGGGGTGCCCACCACCATCGGCTCGGAACTATTCCGCTGGCGCGTGCCTGACCGGGACGCGACAGCCGTGGCCCGGCTAAAGGCCGCCGGCGCGGTAATGCTGGGCAAGACCAACATGAACGAGTTCGCTGCAGGGCTCACCGGCACCAACCAGGCGTTCGGCGACATCCACAACCCATGGAACCCCGCACGTTCTCCCGGCGGCTCGTCCGGAGGTACCGGCGCTGCAGTGGCCGCTGGCCTGTGCCTCGGCGGCCTGGGCTCCGACACCAGCGGATCGATCCGCATTCCGGCGAGCTGGCAGGGTATTGTCGGGCTGCGCCCCACCTTCGGCCGCGTGAGCTGTTTCGGGGTCTTTCCCCGGGCCCCATCCCTAGACTGTGCTGGCCCCATGGCCCGTAGTGTGGCCGACACGGCGCTGCTGCTCTCCGCCGTGGCCGGCCCCGACCCCCGCGATCCCCATTGCCTAGACCGACCCCGCGGAGACTATGCTGCCGCCTGTGAGCGATCCCCGGCTGGGCTGCGGCTCGGCGTCATCGACGGCTACAGCTTCCACGACGTGGACCCAGACGTGGGGGACGCGGTGGAGCGGGCACTGCGAGTCTTTGTCCGATTGGGGGTGGCGGTAAGGACGGTTCGCTTGCCCCTGCTCCAAGACTTACTCACTGTACCGCCGCTGTTCGGATTCCTGCTGGCGGAGTTCGCGGAGGTGTTCGGGGAGCTGTACCGCCGCGCGAATGGCGCGCCCGATGTGTTCGGTCCCATCGTGCGGGCGGACATGGAGTTCGCCGCCGGGCTGCGCCGAAGGGATTATGAAGAGCTGCGCGCGCAACGCCCGCACCACATCGC
The genomic region above belongs to Pelomicrobium methylotrophicum and contains:
- a CDS encoding amidase; the protein is MHARSSSSAGDRPPQSIAEAGAALRAGAWSAEALARYYLEGIRRLNPQLNAFITVTGNEALAAAQERDAELKRGIDRGPLHGIPVVYKDNFDTAGVPTTIGSELFRWRVPDRDATAVARLKAAGAVMLGKTNMNEFAAGLTGTNQAFGDIHNPWNPARSPGGSSGGTGAAVAAGLCLGGLGSDTSGSIRIPASWQGIVGLRPTFGRVSCFGVFPRAPSLDCAGPMARSVADTALLLSAVAGPDPRDPHCLDRPRGDYAAACERSPAGLRLGVIDGYSFHDVDPDVGDAVERALRVFVRLGVAVRTVRLPLLQDLLTVPPLFGFLLAEFAEVFGELYRRANGAPDVFGPIVRADMEFAAGLRRRDYEELRAQRPHHIAEIRAVFEEVDALITPTMPNVAPELATGGEGYRRGRHFNLPFAYVGLPALSMPCGFDREGLPIGLQLVADFLQEETLLTLGAAFEGATDARRQRPLLAWS